The window CAattggttgaggtcaggtgactgacttggccattgaaaaatatgccatttctttgccttgagaagctctcgGGTTGCTTTAGcaatatgttttgggtcattatccatctgtacagTGAAGCcccgtcctatcagttttacagcatttggctgaatctgactGCATAGTATAGTCATATAAACTTCAGAATTCCTtttgctacttctatcagcagtcacatcatcagtaaacaccagtgacccagttccatggcagccatacatgcccatgtcATAACACTGcaacagatgatgtggtatgctttagatcatgagccgttcctctccttctccatactcttctcttcccgtCGTTCTGGTtaaagttaatcttggtttcatctgtccagagaatcttgttccagaactgggcaggctttttgAATGTTTCCTGGCAAAGTCTAATTTGAACTATCTGTgcttgagtgttaccagtggtttgaaccatgtggtaaaccctctgtatttacgttcatgaaggcgtctctagattgtagactttgacaatgatttGGCCattcctaaagtttctgctgtctgataggtttgttttgtttttccagcttaatgatggcctccttcatttgtatcgacacctctttggaccgtatattgagagttcccatgaaccgctaccaaatgtaaattcaactcttggaatcaactccagaccttttagctgcttaatttgtcatcaaTTCATGAAGGAACAGGCCACaactggccatgaaactgattgtcaggcaaatgttcaattacttttattactttgatcctttgaaaatgaggggctatgtataaaaatatccTTAATTCCTAATTGGACCCCCCTATTGAATTAAAGGTTAAAGTCTCGCTTCAATCACAAACTCaatggcttcatttcagatcACTTCCAagtcactatccaaatacttacataGTATATATGGattatttaaatcaatttgCTGACAATTCAAAGTTTACATCCCTAAAAAAATTAGATCTAGGCACTGACTCGGAGGTCTTGTTTTTGGGAGTTCTTTTGCTATTTTCACAACTTGCTCCCCTTTATCATAATGGATATCTCACTCTGTTGTCAAGAGTAGTTCAACTGGTCTCCACACAAAGTTCTAATCTCCCACTCAGTGAAGATTCCTTGTCGTTTAAGTGGCAGTAAGTACTTTCGGATAATGACACACAAtgcatttcctcctgtttaaaTTTGTCAGTATTGCATTAATTGAGGCCCACTCCGCTATTGCTTTAGCCTAACTGAcatccttaattttttttattttttctattttcttaatTTAGCATCAGCAGCACACACTAGCCTTTACCACACTGACATTTGTTGCAGGACTACCGTGCCAGTACAGGAGGTGTTTCTGCTGCCAACAGCCATGCCCGTGACAACAGTGACTCAGATGAACAACTTGGCCCTAAACGGCGCACCCCCCTGACTGCTGACATGGGGCGAGGCAAGCGGCCACTTTGGCCTGACGACCTGGGTGTCCTGGGGTCTGCAGAAGGAACTCGCAGCCTCAGACGGCGACGTAAGGTCAAACGTATGGCTGTAGACCCACCTGTAGAACCAGAACCCCCCTCCGCCACAATGCTCGGGCCTCCACCTGTCCCCAAAGCCCGTGTTGGTGGAAGGCCACATAGACTGGGTACAAATGAGGACAGGGGTGCCATGGAGCTGGGTGGAGGTGGCTTGGTAGGGCCAGGGGGAGGGAAGAACAGGGTGAAGAAGAGGAAACTGGCCACCCACAGGCTGGGAGTGGAGGCTGCAGATGaaggggtggtggtggagagtgagGACCCCATCTCTTCTCCAGTGGAAGGGTCCAAGGACAAGATGGAGTTGGAGGAGCAGAAAGGCTCGGATGAGGACATGAGTGACAGGTGGTTAgtgttttgacttttgttttctttttgtgccttGTGTTTCCCGAAATTGCAacttctctgtctttgcttcTGTAGATAGTGTGTACAAGTATGTGATGAGTCTGTAGGACAACAGGTAAGGTTGTCTGTGAGGCTGGATCTTAAACATAcagactttttgttttgactgaaatgtttttgttgcaccaagtatcaaaaacagtcaaatatcAAAAGCTGGCATAGCATTTGTGGTCACTTTCATCatcttgtttacttattctctGATCTGAAAGTTCCTGGTTTGAACTGAAATTTTGCCaatttcagacttttcttttagactgttgtatttttacatctgGCTGAGTTTTGTTAACACGTAACATCTTAGAACCTTAGCTTCTGTTGtgaagtgaaatttaaaaaaaggtataaaaaatacattataagGTATCGAAAATGTATGATACTGGTATTGCTATTAAAACCCATGTATCATATCTAGTATCAAAAATCTTATTAATCTTAATAAGATTAATTTTAGTAATAGCCACCCCAGGTTGTGTGTGAGCTtgcaaatttttcttttaatataaagTTACTGGCTTCCTCTTGACAACTGGAAAGTCTcggtttattttttactttccttttattgttttttcctgtgcAGTGAAACCAGCAGTGTCAGTAACAGCAGTGACGGTGGCCTCTACACCAATGATGAGGGGAGACAAGGTACTTACTCAGTTTTtctaaagtgaaaaaatgaaaaacccattgtttttgtttggtatGGATTGTATTGCTCTATGTAAATAAGTAAGGGGACACCAGTTATTGGCCTGAATGCAGCCCAGAAGTGCATTGGAACAACAATGTACTAACACTGTTGCATGCACAGAAAAACTTGCAGTCACAATTAATACGTGAGTAGCAGTGCTCATGAACCAGGTGTCTCTATCCTCCCTCTTCCAGGTGACGACGAGCAGAGTGACTGGTTCTATGAGGGTGAGCCGGGCTCTGGTTCAGGGCCTGGAGGTGCATGCGGGATAGCGGGAGTGGTTCCCTGGTGGGAGAGGGAGACGGGGTCAGAGGAGCTGGACCTAACTGACCCAGTCTTCAACAGCATCCTCACGGGATCCTTCCCACTCATGAGCTCTGGAGCACAGAGAGGTACGGGGGAGGCTTGGCTTGAAAGCAGCAGTAtaatgtgtactgtatatggttaACTTTTACTGTACAATCATGACGGTTTGGGACCCGGCAGAAACATGTATGCACATaaattttacagtgttgttgCAGTCTCACTCATTACTAGTAGGAGGCAAACACTTCACACAGAGACAACCAAGGCAATGA is drawn from Xiphias gladius isolate SHS-SW01 ecotype Sanya breed wild chromosome 4, ASM1685928v1, whole genome shotgun sequence and contains these coding sequences:
- the gpatch2 gene encoding G patch domain-containing protein 2 isoform X2; translated protein: MFRAANLKTIGKAGTGWHFRRTMDELVHDLVSALEESSEQAARGGFGDGGDHALAVGCLLKRQARKRRGRKRRSDNPHPPWETGHLSEGSESSVEEHKDYRASTGGVSAANSHARDNSDSDEQLGPKRRTPLTADMGRGKRPLWPDDLGVLGSAEGTRSLRRRRKVKRMAVDPPVEPEPPSATMLGPPPVPKARVGGRPHRLGTNEDRGAMELGGGGLVGPGGGKNRVKKRKLATHRLGVEAADEGVVVESEDPISSPVEGSKDKMELEEQKGSDEDMSDSETSSVSNSSDGGLYTNDEGRQGDDEQSDWFYEGEPGSGSGPGGACGIAGVVPWWERETGSEELDLTDPVFNSILTGSFPLMSSGAQRGFQARLSRLHGNQQVSEAGLQGSSSQGFNDRLGRQTQDSHEPWFSSGSRREHGQLHWDPRTDRGHRRSCSVKTASRQTSGHLGSLCTGDVKRRRKAAPLGSTAPPGVVGENAPPIPDTNMGNRMLQSMGWSPGMGLGPEGRGITEPIRATQRPKGTGLGFN
- the gpatch2 gene encoding G patch domain-containing protein 2 isoform X1 — protein: MFRAANLKTIGKAGTGWHFRRTMDELVHDLVSALEESSEQAARGGFGDGGDHALAVGCLLKRQARKRRGRKRRSDNPHPPWETGHLSEGSESSVEEHKDYRASTGGVSAANSHARDNSDSDEQLGPKRRTPLTADMGRGKRPLWPDDLGVLGSAEGTRSLRRRRKVKRMAVDPPVEPEPPSATMLGPPPVPKARVGGRPHRLGTNEDRGAMELGGGGLVGPGGGKNRVKKRKLATHRLGVEAADEGVVVESEDPISSPVEGSKDKMELEEQKGSDEDMSDRCETSSVSNSSDGGLYTNDEGRQGDDEQSDWFYEGEPGSGSGPGGACGIAGVVPWWERETGSEELDLTDPVFNSILTGSFPLMSSGAQRGFQARLSRLHGNQQVSEAGLQGSSSQGFNDRLGRQTQDSHEPWFSSGSRREHGQLHWDPRTDRGHRRSCSVKTASRQTSGHLGSLCTGDVKRRRKAAPLGSTAPPGVVGENAPPIPDTNMGNRMLQSMGWSPGMGLGPEGRGITEPIRATQRPKGTGLGFN